ggtagcctcTGCACATGTAAGTTTTTGACTGTTTTGTTTGTGTTGCCCATACCAATTTCTCGAATCTTTTATTCTAACAACCAACATATTAAATTCTCGTGTTTTAATATGTCAATATTCAATTGTCAACAATAGAACAATCAATCATGTTACGAAGCAATATCCATGCTTTAATCACTTTTAACTATAACATAATTacacgtacctggctcggatcaatacattgacccgttttaataccttgtctcGAAAATTTGCTAATTCATAGCAACGCTAATTCATAAGCTACTTTATCCTGTAAGCATAAAACTCGACAAGTGCTTATTAGTCGATATTTGTCAAATGGTATCCACATTactatttgacccgttttacTCTTTTTATTCATTAGGTTTACTTATAGTTGCCGTTCAAAAACCCATTTTTATAATTAGCTTTTCATGGCTAATTTACCGTTCTATCTCttttaccattaaacatggtttttatcatttatGTTAGTTCTGACCCGTATTATTTCGCGTCGGGAACCATATCTTGAAAATTATTCTTAGTGTATTTGAAACTTATAGGATGAACATTTATTTTACTAaaaggtgtaagtttcacttaccttgcatccatgcctcgcttttctttccgtacttgctccgtttgacccgcttcatccaCAAGCTTCCATCTAGCTCGTTAGgtgtcaaactatcatcatatttcgtaaggtggttagattagtcataatcatttacgactattccatcctacgggttttatgtcgaatttatcattcgtCCATATCAAAATTTTCATTCGATCTAATCATTGGTCGGTTCGACTTTTTAAAATTCAATTGacttatcaacatattcaaatgcaCATTTGGTTCAATGAACTCACTTAGGCATATTTCATCCGACCTCTTAAcgaaatcaaattttacatactaaCTAGTAGGCCGCGATTTTATTTAGATGTTTCATATTGCAGAAAATGGGCTGTTTTTGGTGacttgtttaacctgtttacaagccttcaaaaattatgatttttttgtgTGGCATACCCCTCGGAGGGTTAGAacttgtgttaaaatttcaagatctaactctttacaaaaaattcgtaaaaattcatCTACTAAGTTGCactcagattcgtcacttctgactgcagcttacggaaaaattcattaaaaattaCTCGTTTATCCGATTAACGAAATTCCAATTGGCAATTCTTCTAATCACTTAATACTTTCTACAGTaagaatttgagatcataactcaattcctaaatttagttatgacattcgtaatgggctgcaaattctgccagaaaacgcagcttgaacctttgatacggaaaaattcataaaacgctcaattttcgtcgaaaaaatgcgattccagtggggttttaaagatattccctggaattacattttagactTAAGAAACAAACGTTTTTGTCACGTTTTGTCCAcgttacagccaatacaagtcggctgtaaattctgatcaagagccgtttgaattcagctttcaatttaAGCATGTTCTTGACCTCATAACATTATTTTAGCAATCAAAAACCCTAACAAcaatcaccttcaatggtgttcATGGATTTTTACTAGAATTAGGCACGATTTCAACATATCTTGTCTAGGGTTTAGTTCTAAACActacaatgttcctatttcatccaTATAACAAGCATGCATCAACCAATTTCGAATTCcccaaattcatgagaatttcaagtagagaatttttataaaattttacataccttatgatctccttacAATGAGGATCATTAATCTATGCTCGATTTTCGTTTTGGACTTGATTTGATccttcaattgatcaatttttgTGAGAGTTAGGGTTTGGTGAAGAACCCTTGTCGCCCTCCTGCTTCTTGTACGACCAGACACCTCAATTATGGGGTATTTGGTTTTGTTTTCACTAATTTAGTAATATAAGTTTAAGTTTTGACAATATTAGTCCTCACTTTTGTTTACCATaaggttttgttgttttaaccctatttaagttatttttagacttgtagttaactaggttataattttCCTAGTTATTCATCTTGTTCAAAAACCCGTTTTAGTTTAAGTCCCATTAaatcgggccttttatccattcTATTTTTCTTGGAGGCTCTTATtcacttttaattaatattaggattattcacTTGATTCCTAATATTTTCcggtttacttttaccactaacggtactttccccgtctttagtattaacggggtttaattaccaaacctgttttcggggtgttacatatgGGAGGGTGTTAGAAAAATATAGTGAATTcgatttataaaactaaaatcaaAGGGAAGGGTTTAAACCATTTGGTCTTGGGTAAGGTTGGGAACGGGAAAGATATTAGGTTTTGGATCGACACATGGGAAGGAGATACTCCTTTTTTGGAAAGATGGCCACATCTGTTTGATTTGGAATTGCTTAAAACTTGCAAGGTTGCAGACAGAGTGGAGATGAAAAGGGAAAATGACAGTTTTGCTTGGAATTGGTCTAGACAACCTGAGTCGATCGTAGAGTTAAAGGAGTGGCAGGATTGCAGCGAGACTCTTAATATGGTGACACTCAACAATTCTAAGGATAGGTGGGTCTGGATTGAAGATAGCAAAGATGGTTTTTCGGTGAAGGCTGTTAAGAAGGCCTTGATCGCCGAAAGAGGAAATGGTCGGCTTACTAATTTCGATTGGTGTAAATGGGTGCCTATTAAATGCAACATTGTGGCTTGGAGAGGTAATTTGGATAGACTTGCTACAAGAGTGAATTTAAGAAGGAATGTGGACATTATATCCGTTATGTGCCCTTTTTGCAACGAATTTGAGAAAACGATGAAGCATCTTTTTACGGCGTGTCTAGTGGCGACTCGGGTTTGGGCGGCCATAAGTGTTTGGTGTAAAATCCCTCCGATTTATATTTTTGAATTCAAAGACATTCTGGATATTCACAATTACTCTCAAGTTGAAAAGAAGGCAAAGAATATTATCCAAGGGTTGGTGATTATTTCGTGTTGGAGTATTTGGAAAGGAAGGAACGAGGTGGTTTTCAACCAAATCAGTCGTAGCCCGCAGGAGATTGTGAGGGAGATTAAATCGAGAGGTTATGCTTGGTTTAAAAATAGAACGTCTTGTAACTATATTAGCTGAGGTGAGTGGTGTAAATACTcgatgtatatgttgtaattgcTTTTTCTTgccctttgcccgtttgggtcgggggtGTGTATTGTTTGACCTTTTGCTCTTTTGGGTCGGAGATGTTTTTTTATGAagttctttaaaaaaaaaaattaacatttaTTATGGTAAATGTAAATAGTGAATAGTGCTGCAATTAAATAATTAGTGCTTTTTTGACTCTTTGTTAACAAAATTTTACTTAGATGGATCTGCGTCACTCAGTAGTCAACACTAAAATCGTTTGCCTTTGCTTTTTAAGCTTTTAATATAACTTGCTAAAATTACTTTTCGAACATAATATTTTAGATACATACCGCTATAAATTTTACTTAAAATCGAGTTGTAAATAGAAGTGTACAACTAAAAGTAACTAAAGCACGGACGTACATGTCATCAAAGCTTTCTTATAGTTTACTTTTTTCATATATAAAGTGACGAACGTGCATATTTTGATCCACTGGCGGAGCTAGCAAAAAATTTTTGGGGCAGCCCATTCTTTTTTTGGATCATGGGTATCTTTTGTATAAAACGAGAATTTTTTTTACTTCGAAAACGGTACGGagacggggttgaggggtagcccgtgctaccccttCTAATACGCTAGCTTCGCCCCGGTTTTGATCTACGTTTCGATAAATAAAACGGAGTTGTAAGAgtcaaatatattttattttgttcTTTACTATGACATGACGGATCGATGTTGTTCGAATAAAAGCGGGATCGGTATtcaatttttatggttttctcaACAAGGGTCATATATAATTGATTTGAACCGATATCGCCTGAGCTTTTGTATGGATATTTGCTTTAATGGGTTTCCCGACGTTTCAAAACAGTTTGGTATTCACAATAAATTATCTTTTTGGTATTCTAAGCTATAAAAAGTGTCGATATTGTACTAATTTCATAGGTCAGCTTCAATCCTGTAATGAACATGAACTTATacccagtggcggacccagaaattatttgctgGGGATGCGGATGATGTGTTCAACCATATTTTAAAGGGGTGCGGTCGGTTTTTTGGCCTAAAAtatacattaattttttttttcaaggggtgcggccgcccaccctcGCCAAAGGATAGGTCCGCCACTGCTTATACCGGTCTAAAGCTTGCTGCAAAGCGTGAGGAATCACGCTAGTTATAGTATTTATCCATAACATATAGAGAAAGAGTAAACTTTAGATGGCTTCTACACATATGGTCCatgggtagggttccagcgtgaacaacctcccaagagtgaactgcgtgaacagatctggacccttgatttcctttttagttgttaagggtaggattgtaattatctaaaaaattagatttaaataattattttaataattgaattaagttacatctttcctaatttaaattcattatccacattatgttttatttattaataagataattatcaaaacaaacaacaaatcaccatatttcaatttcaatttttatttcagatttcatcaccagaattcaaattttgatttttaagatccacgtaaccttcatatttcaacggtatacacatgtgtacttggatataaatagaacagtacacatgtgtactcagaatcgtacatatgtgtaattagctacataatacatacatagaaacaatacctgtaaaactattttatatttaacaaattacaagttccataatgttttccaaaccaaaccaaaaaacatataattacaagttccagtttcgtaaaaacaataaacccaacataatcgaaaaaacaaaaaacataatcttttacaactattcgccacgttgtatgctgaatcatccttatcagcctcatacgtgaatcatccttatcgaccttccatctccacttttctcgttaacgacatctcctataatagcacaaaaaaactcagcaactaatattttgcataattcacaagtgtacatcaacaactttacacattcaatacacaaaattatgagatatcacaaaagcagacgatatacacatgtgtacattggGTTAAAAttagagcaaaatcagaatacacatttgtacatcgcattaaaaacagagcaaaatcagaattcacatgtgtacatcgcattaaaaacagagcaaaatcagaatacacatgtgtacatcgcattaatataatttttaaaattgaAAAGATAAATGAAGGCTTAACAATTTTTTCCTTGACACTGTGTTATATTTTACGATTCGTTGTGTTATATTATACGATCTATTGTGTATTTGTATCACTCCTAGATTTAAGAAATTTTATTGAATAACTTATCTCAAATAAGATACaattatattttattaaccaatcaaCTTACACAACATATAGTTAATACATAATTTAATTCCAAATTACGTATAATCTTATAAAGAAATACATAACTTAAATCCAAATTACGTATAAtcttataaataaataatatgatcgattaaaataaatattgttattttgagttataattttttttttcttaaaaaataagttaaaaaatgaaaactttgaTTAACATATTCACTCCATAAATCGTTTGTGACTAGTTAGGTAGGAGTAGAACCCAAAAGACAAACCAATTGGAAAGTGAAAAAGTATAGTGAATAAAATATTAAACTTTGACTTCAACAAACTATTTGAGCATTATTTACGAAAATACCCCATCATCTTCTTCTCTAGATTAAAAATGCAGTGCTGCTGCTTTTGCCGTTTACCGCAATCGCGGAAAAACACATTGATGAAATCTTTCGGAACTCTTTTCTGTACGTTTTAACTACTCTAACTGCTAAAATGGAGGGTCAAAGGCACAAAAAATATCACAATTTTGAAAACTTATATTATGAGAGTTTGGTCGGCCGGAGGGTCCGGTGACCCCCGGGACCCTCCTGTAGTTCCGCTGACGCATGAAAAATATTAATAAATTATGCTTTTGGATATCTTTTGTTCGTAAATTGCTAAACATGTTCAAATGGAAACATCTACGATATAGATCGACTTACAAGCTAAACCACCAGATCATGTCGGCGCTGCAGTCGGACGACGGTGCCGCCAGAGTTGGAGGCAGAGATCCACTCATCTTTGTTTTCCTCAACAAATCGGTCTCCAACTGTAACCTTCTtcatcatttgttttttttttattgattCATGGCTTGGTTTATGAGAAAAAACGATGAAGCAACTGATAAAATTGAAGAGTATGCGATTCTGGAATATAGGAGATGATTGAAAGAAAAAAAACTGTCGAACTAGGTATTTTGGATGAATACTGATTTGGAATCTTGTTAAAGTTTGAAAGATATTTTTGAAATCACATTAAAATAGGATTAGGTAACTGATTTTGAAAACTCCGTAttaaaaatgaaatttaattaaatggaaaatTACACAAATACCCttattcacttaattaaatagtaacaaataaccaaataattaccatcatgccattcacttaaaatctcaagatcataaaaatcaagggaccagattagttcacgcagttcactcttggaattttgttcacgtttgaacctaatcctatggTCCATTAGGTTTTTGATGTgggggtaaaatacacatatttgtctcGTGTAGATTGTATAActtttgtatatttttatttgtttttatttagttttagtgttaTATTACACTATtttgtgtttggtcagatcctggtgcaaatggagcaaaaacgagtgatatggaaatgaccagccagttggCCAGAGTGAGGTGTCAAAAACCGAAGTAAAATTGCCGCTATTTTCGTTGATTGGGCCGAGTCCACTATCTCTATAGAATAAGATACTACTGcaatatattatatttaaaaaaaagctTCATAATATAACAAAGGGAATCTAAAATGGCTGCTACACTAAATTGCAATTTGGACGAGAGTTTAATGGGTCTTGGCATGATTTCTTGTGAGCCAATCAAAGGCAAAATAAACACTGTTGGGCGACCAAAAAGATGACAAGCCCATGTTATCATGAAATTGGAAACATGGGCCATTTATACGGTTGAAAGACAGGAGACCACGGATATTATTATTTTTCAACATGAGAAAGTGGGGGCTGGGCCATGCAAATTACAAAGGGAGGCGccacttattattattatggaATATGGAATGGGGGTTCTTTTTGTGGTGACGTAAGgaacaagaaaaagaaagaataTATATATTAAGGAGAGCCGAATTTGAAgagatataatatttttggggGACATCATTCGATATCAGACGAGAGGACGGCAAGACAGTAGGTGCGATCAAGAGAAAAAAATCAAAGAGAAGGAAATCAATTGGTTCAAGGGTTCAAGCCACGATCAAGATTCACGTCCGGGTTTGCAATTTATTAGTGTTCAATTTTTAATAACTTTGTGTTTTTAAACTTGATTACTATGGATTGTTTATTATTCAAGACTTGTTTCCTTTTACTGGTTATGATTCTTGGCTAGACTTTTCAAACTACCTAGGTTAAGATGAATatttaataaagtttggatttctttttgtttattattGTGTGTATGGGTTTTTcttaaaaagtaaagaacttTGGAATCTTTAACTTAGTGCGTATGCGTATCTAGTTttgattattgattgtttatTCGTTTCACATGAACCTTGGTGAATGTCTTTCATAGGATAGGTTTGTGTTGATTGTTCGAGTCTTTGCGGGTTCGGGTAGTCTTTGGGTGAATTGGCCAATAACCTTAGAAACggtaaataaaatatatttagaaCTTGATATTCTGCTAatcttgtcgctgagaggctcgaggttattaataggtctcggtttgatATATAGCTAGGATTAGGTTTTGAGAGAAATCGGTCTTAGTTCCCTAATCTTATTAGTGTctattaaactaaattaaaatccatagttgccttagactttcgcgctgagaggtagattgtCGGATTAAGGCACTTTTAAAgaagttagaggactgagaggaagtctaacCAACCGGTAGTCATAACAGCCCTGTAGAGTCTCacaggtttcttcctgagaagggtcgggaggtcttagtagggatttcttagggtttagcacacaaagatcccggttccataccactttagtttcgaatagaaatccattcctAGTTAAATAGGATTCTAACCTAGGTAGTTATTCGTCATCTCTGGTCAAAATCTTCGTCTAAGTCGCGTCTTAGTTAGTCTAGTTAATTAGTTTATTTTAGTCGTAATTTTAGGATTGTTAGAAAACCCCCCGaaacaataaaaacaagtaaTTCAGTTAGGTCAGTTAAGTTAGTCGAGTCTAGTCAACGTAGttagagagtctcgtgggttcgacactcggacttacttaggctatactacattgaccggtacacttgccggttgtgtggtctaggtttagagagtcttagttataaatttaaaacttagagagtctagtttagtgtttaatttagttagtttaaTTAGACCACTTTAGCACATCAGTTTTCTTATGTTGCTTTTTGACACTCTAAAGTTTGTCAACAATTAGAGTTgtatgttggatcagttctgtttaaacataatggaaaaatgaataacatacctgttacagcagacaggccagcagagaatccagtcagagatgcagccatcgagttcgacatgattgtcaggatgatctggttcctcgttagggtgtaaagttatgatggtgatgaaaccgagaCTAGGGAAGAATCGGTTGGGAGAGAGAGACGAAATagatgttatgagggttgtgtgaattgtgtaattgtctaacccttaaactctctaatgatctccttatatatacacccaagaggaaacctaattagttaataagggtaatatggtccatcaacaattaccaactaattattaataggttattaatatattttgatctaatataatataaatgattataatggctaaaagattaaataatatattaataatatatttaatctcacattctcccacttagccgagtaatcatttatcatgagtattagatgagcctggccaggagttaacactcattttagccttaaaccaagaactatagcagagaaatacagccgttgaatcatcattcgactcaggacccccattaatcatactatagcctcaatttaaaacctaatagttatgatcaaaatatgtataagccctttagcgtctgatttgtatttatatttgtctatatgtcattacaccggcagaacatatgttagagacatacaaaatcaaactgaggaaattttattaattaaaacataagctagtacaatatgccattaaataaggtctttagtaagtcccatattcgatacatgttcttcgaaaactttaggtgggagacctttagtcatcggatccgcaagcatatctttagtactaatatactcaatacaaagattattttcctcaactcgttcacgtacgaacaaatattttgtatcgagatataaaccagctccagtcgaactgttactgttcgagaaactaacggcagctgagtcatcacagtaaagcttcaatggtctagaaatggaattaacgattttgagtccagtgatcagatttctaagcaacattccatgacaggttgcattataaacagcaatgtcttctgccatcattgtggaagttgtagttaactgttgtttatgactcttccatgagataggtccgcctgctaacataaagatgtagcccgaagtggatttcttgtcatctttgcatttggcaaagtcagaatcagaataacctaccacttctaagtgatcacttcttctataagtcagtttatagtctttcgtcccttgcagatatctaaggaccttcttagctgctttccagtgatctaggccaggattagtctgataacggcctagcattccagcaatataagcgatatttgggcgagtacagacttgagcatacatcaggctcccaaCTACTGAcacgtaaggtatctggctcatttgctccttttcaacctctgttgtcggacactggaatgaaccgaaaacatctcccttaactactggagtgacggagggtttgcactgttgcatgttgtaacgtgtaaggacacgatctatgtaagtcttttgagacaatcctaagatccctttgtgtctatctcggtgaatttcgatgccaatgacgtaagaagcatctctgagatccttcatgtcgaagttatgcgagagtaactgcttcgactcatgcaacatgtctaaactattacttgccaatagaatctcatctacgtaaaggacaagtatagtaaagttactcccactcatcttgaggtaggtgcattgatccacttgattcttcataaaaaccttgc
The Helianthus annuus cultivar XRQ/B chromosome 6, HanXRQr2.0-SUNRISE, whole genome shotgun sequence genome window above contains:
- the LOC110944653 gene encoding uncharacterized protein LOC110944653; its protein translation is MKRENDSFAWNWSRQPESIVELKEWQDCSETLNMVTLNNSKDRWVWIEDSKDGFSVKAVKKALIAERGNGRLTNFDWCKWVPIKCNIVAWRGNLDRLATRVNLRRNVDIISVMCPFCNEFEKTMKHLFTACLVATRVWAAISVWCKIPPIYIFEFKDILDIHNYSQVEKKAKNIIQGLVIISCWSIWKGRNEVVFNQISRSPQEIVREIKSRGYAWFKNRTSCNYIS